Proteins from one Deltaproteobacteria bacterium genomic window:
- a CDS encoding ABC transporter permease subunit (The N-terminal region of this protein, as described by TIGR01726, is a three transmembrane segment that identifies a subfamily of ABC transporter permease subunits, which specificities that include histidine, arginine, glutamine, glutamate, L-cystine (sic), the opines (in Agrobacterium) octopine and nopaline, etc.), which yields MPIGALPLALLLAASGLSRVRAHGEIRWGGDLQGGEPYVFRDPRDPDKLVGFEVDLVRALAAKLGVRERFFQNDWSNLVPSLERGDFDIIVNGLEDTPALRGRILLSRPYFDFTEQLVVRRGSKLRTLDALRGHRVGTLASSLAHQILRSKRAIEVVLYGGQEEPYRDLQLERTDAVLLDSVIAQRYGLTKPDLELADADVARGSYVIGLRKGDSDLRDALNAALAKLDAEGELRRIYTRWHLPEVPNTTPSIQVTTPPQATFDRAQVMLFLVGAAVTLSISLLSMALAVPLGLMLALARLYGRAPVRWLAHAYIELFRGTPVLLQLFILYYGMAPIVHLSALEAAILGLALNYGAYEAEVHRAALLAVPAGQSEAAAALGLSRWQSLRLVLLPQALRTALPAMTNDLIALLKDSSLVSVITVVELTKQMTITAVDVRSWALPGALCATLYFAMSYPLARLAARLEARLEAAGEEPVVAPAT from the coding sequence ATGCCGATCGGCGCCTTGCCGCTGGCCCTGCTCCTCGCGGCTTCCGGCCTCTCCCGGGTGCGTGCGCACGGCGAGATCCGCTGGGGGGGAGACTTGCAGGGCGGCGAGCCTTACGTCTTTCGCGATCCCCGCGACCCGGACAAGCTGGTCGGCTTCGAGGTCGACCTGGTGCGCGCGCTCGCGGCGAAGCTCGGCGTGCGTGAGCGCTTTTTCCAGAACGACTGGTCCAACCTCGTGCCCTCGCTCGAGCGCGGCGATTTCGACATCATCGTCAACGGGCTGGAGGACACGCCGGCGCTGCGCGGCCGCATACTGCTCTCCCGCCCGTATTTCGACTTCACGGAGCAGCTCGTGGTCCGGCGCGGCTCCAAGCTGCGCACGCTGGATGCTTTGCGCGGACATCGCGTCGGGACGCTCGCCTCGTCGCTCGCGCACCAGATCCTGCGCTCGAAACGCGCCATCGAGGTGGTGCTCTACGGCGGCCAGGAGGAACCCTACCGCGACCTGCAGCTCGAGCGGACGGACGCCGTGCTGCTGGACTCGGTCATCGCGCAGCGCTACGGGCTCACCAAGCCGGATCTCGAGCTCGCCGACGCCGACGTCGCCCGAGGATCGTACGTCATCGGGCTGCGCAAGGGCGACTCGGACTTGAGGGATGCGCTGAACGCGGCGCTTGCCAAACTCGACGCGGAGGGAGAGCTTCGCCGCATCTACACGCGCTGGCACCTGCCAGAGGTGCCCAACACCACGCCTTCGATTCAGGTCACGACGCCTCCACAAGCGACGTTCGACCGCGCCCAGGTCATGCTCTTCCTCGTCGGCGCCGCGGTGACGCTGTCGATCTCCCTGTTGTCGATGGCGCTGGCCGTGCCTCTCGGCTTGATGCTCGCCCTCGCCCGTCTGTACGGCCGCGCTCCCGTGCGTTGGCTGGCGCACGCCTACATCGAGCTGTTTCGCGGCACACCGGTCTTGCTGCAGCTCTTCATCCTCTATTACGGGATGGCGCCCATCGTGCACCTGTCTGCGCTCGAGGCGGCGATCCTGGGGTTGGCGTTGAATTACGGCGCCTACGAGGCGGAGGTGCATCGCGCCGCCCTTCTCGCCGTTCCCGCCGGGCAGAGCGAGGCCGCGGCGGCGCTCGGCCTCTCGCGCTGGCAGTCACTGCGGCTGGTGCTGCTCCCACAGGCGTTGCGCACCGCCTTGCCCGCGATGACCAACGATCTCATCGCGCTCTTGAAAGACAGCTCGCTCGTGTCGGTGATCACGGTCGTGGAGCTGACCAAACAGATGACGATCACCGCCGTGGACGTGCGCTCGTGGGCGTTGCCCGGCGCGCTGTGTGCGACGCTCTACTTCGCCATGAGCTATCCGCTGGCCCGGCTGGCGGCGCGGCTGGAAGCCAGACTCGAAGCGGCGGGCGAAGAACCCGTCGTGGCGCCGGCCACATGA
- a CDS encoding amino acid ABC transporter ATP-binding protein yields MIVRVRGLQKSFGTRQVLRGIDAEVARGETIAVVGPSGGGKSTLLRCLNGLTSFDAGTVEVAGLTLAPKTPPDAAALRPLRARVGLVFQGFHLFPHLTALQNICVAPLHVKREPRDAVEEKARALLKRVGLGDRSRARPAQLSGGQQQRVAIARALAMDPELLMLDEPTSALDPEMRGEVLAVLRDLSGTCTMLVVTHEMSFARNVASRIWVFDDGKLVEDGTPSQVTEHPRSDRARAFFRAVR; encoded by the coding sequence ATGATCGTCCGCGTGCGCGGGCTGCAGAAGTCGTTCGGGACGCGCCAGGTCCTCCGCGGAATCGACGCGGAAGTGGCGCGCGGCGAGACCATTGCGGTGGTCGGGCCGTCGGGCGGCGGGAAGAGCACGCTCCTGCGCTGCCTCAACGGGCTCACCTCCTTCGACGCCGGGACGGTGGAAGTCGCCGGGTTGACGCTGGCCCCAAAGACTCCTCCCGATGCGGCGGCGCTGCGCCCGCTGCGTGCGCGAGTGGGACTGGTGTTCCAGGGATTTCACCTCTTTCCGCACCTGACAGCGCTGCAGAACATCTGCGTCGCGCCGCTGCACGTGAAGCGCGAGCCGCGCGACGCCGTCGAGGAGAAGGCGCGGGCGCTCCTCAAGCGCGTGGGCCTGGGTGATCGGAGCCGAGCGCGCCCGGCGCAGCTATCGGGCGGACAGCAGCAGCGCGTTGCCATCGCCCGGGCGCTCGCAATGGACCCCGAGCTGCTGATGCTCGACGAGCCGACGAGCGCGCTCGATCCCGAGATGCGCGGCGAGGTGCTCGCGGTGCTGCGCGATCTCTCGGGCACCTGCACCATGCTGGTGGTGACGCACGAGATGTCGTTTGCGCGCAACGTCGCCTCGCGAATCTGGGTGTTCGACGACGGGAAGCTGGTCGAAGACGGGACGCCGTCGCAAGTGACGGAGCACCCGCGCAGCGACCGCGCCCGCGCCTTCTTCCGCGCCGTTCGTTAG
- a CDS encoding tetratricopeptide repeat protein produces MGVLLALLLASETVLVVPFVPRGDAPPAAGIAVAEAIVDVLVQANRDDFLTLKQLDAVLRRRDLRLDDAAVAARALELARPLGASDVVTGEVWLEEGQWRIAARRTKVAEAKAVVEAKEEGPRSAFPALAHKIGVDLFGAQGLALGPLTGSAAALEQAALCWKHLARQSLGAHARITLQPDHLAAAERACRAALQADPRLGLARAGLAVTLAARGKFALARKQARRAQARRFVPLAVLAESFAAWKMRDAAGWRAVLEAAVIARRGFLHALGYLAEDRMEQGDDEAALAIFDRYLQLSPNHPWAMGKKGRQLARVGKMDEAIEISEKALGLDPGNPELLIETASRYIDAGRDAKALPLLEQALKASPPRPTAALRLGYVYLRSGNLPLARQALEQCLQLATREDEARTRGIAHADLAILSAREEQYAETVTELQKARGEGNNHLPCEEPELRRWKERPELREVCVAAEAALANTAKDEDPVPVEL; encoded by the coding sequence ATGGGCGTGCTGCTCGCCTTGTTGCTCGCGTCGGAGACCGTCCTGGTGGTGCCGTTCGTGCCCAGGGGCGACGCTCCACCGGCCGCCGGAATCGCGGTCGCCGAAGCGATCGTCGATGTGTTGGTGCAGGCAAACAGGGACGATTTCCTTACCTTGAAACAGCTCGACGCGGTGCTGCGCCGCCGTGACCTGCGGCTCGACGACGCCGCCGTCGCCGCGCGCGCTCTCGAGCTTGCGCGCCCGCTCGGGGCGTCGGACGTGGTCACTGGCGAGGTGTGGCTGGAAGAAGGGCAGTGGCGGATTGCCGCGCGCCGGACGAAGGTCGCGGAAGCCAAGGCGGTCGTGGAAGCGAAGGAGGAAGGACCGCGCTCCGCGTTTCCGGCGCTGGCGCACAAGATCGGCGTCGATCTGTTCGGCGCGCAGGGTCTGGCCCTGGGCCCCTTGACGGGAAGCGCGGCGGCGCTCGAGCAGGCCGCGCTGTGCTGGAAGCATCTGGCGCGCCAGTCGCTCGGAGCGCATGCGCGGATCACCCTGCAGCCCGATCACCTCGCGGCGGCCGAAAGAGCATGCAGGGCGGCGCTCCAGGCAGATCCGAGGCTCGGTCTGGCGCGCGCCGGTCTGGCGGTGACGCTCGCTGCGCGAGGGAAGTTCGCACTGGCCCGCAAGCAGGCGCGACGGGCGCAGGCGCGCAGATTCGTGCCGCTGGCGGTGCTCGCCGAATCGTTCGCGGCGTGGAAGATGCGGGATGCCGCCGGATGGCGAGCGGTCCTCGAGGCGGCAGTGATCGCGCGGCGCGGCTTCCTGCACGCGCTCGGATATCTGGCCGAGGACCGGATGGAGCAGGGGGACGACGAGGCGGCGCTCGCCATCTTCGATCGATACCTGCAGCTCTCGCCGAACCATCCCTGGGCGATGGGGAAGAAGGGCCGGCAGCTTGCCCGGGTGGGCAAGATGGACGAGGCGATCGAGATCTCGGAGAAGGCGCTCGGCCTCGATCCGGGAAATCCGGAGCTGCTGATCGAGACGGCGTCCCGCTACATCGACGCGGGTCGCGACGCGAAGGCGTTGCCGCTGCTCGAGCAGGCGCTGAAGGCAAGTCCGCCGCGGCCAACGGCGGCGCTCCGGCTCGGTTACGTCTATCTGAGGAGCGGCAATCTGCCGTTGGCGCGGCAGGCGCTCGAGCAATGCCTTCAGCTCGCGACGCGCGAGGACGAGGCGCGCACGCGGGGCATCGCGCACGCGGACCTCGCGATCCTCAGCGCCAGGGAGGAACAGTACGCGGAGACGGTCACCGAGCTACAGAAGGCGCGCGGGGAAGGGAACAACCATCTTCCCTGCGAGGAGCCAGAGCTGCGCCGCTGGAAGGAGCGGCCGGAGCTGCGCGAAGTGTGCGTGGCGGCGGAGGCCGCGCTGGCGAACACCGCGAAGGACGAAGACCCAGTTCCGGTCGAGCTGTAG
- a CDS encoding LpxI family protein has protein sequence MTAAPIGLIAGSGRLPVLFAEAAGRAGRSVVTVAHEGETDPSVTAAAWVKVGQLGRIVEVLRRAGVTEAVLVGGIRKPKLFDLRPDWLGLKVLARLRGAGDDAGLRAIADALEEEGLRIVSPLPLVPELLVPRGPLGKRRLTDEQRADALVGLAAARALGQADVGQTVVVKRGVVLAAEAVEGTDACIARGGAFAPGAVVVKARKPQQDDRFDVPTVGPATIDACAVARCAALAVEAGTTLVLDRSELVARADQAGIAVEGI, from the coding sequence GTGACCGCCGCGCCGATCGGGCTCATCGCCGGATCGGGGCGCCTGCCTGTCCTGTTCGCCGAAGCCGCCGGGCGCGCCGGCCGCAGCGTCGTCACCGTGGCGCACGAAGGCGAGACCGATCCGTCCGTCACCGCCGCGGCCTGGGTGAAGGTCGGCCAGCTCGGCCGTATCGTCGAGGTGCTCCGAAGGGCAGGCGTCACCGAGGCGGTGCTCGTCGGCGGCATCCGCAAGCCGAAGCTCTTCGATCTGCGCCCCGACTGGCTCGGCCTCAAAGTGCTGGCCCGCCTGCGGGGCGCCGGCGACGACGCGGGCCTGAGGGCGATCGCCGATGCGCTGGAGGAAGAGGGGCTGCGCATCGTCTCGCCGCTCCCGCTGGTGCCCGAGTTGCTGGTTCCGCGTGGACCGCTGGGAAAGCGCAGGTTGACCGACGAGCAGCGCGCGGATGCCCTGGTCGGGCTCGCCGCGGCGCGCGCGTTGGGCCAGGCCGACGTCGGGCAGACGGTGGTGGTGAAGCGGGGCGTCGTGCTCGCGGCCGAAGCGGTCGAGGGAACCGACGCCTGCATCGCCCGCGGAGGCGCCTTCGCTCCTGGCGCCGTGGTGGTGAAGGCGCGCAAGCCGCAGCAGGACGATCGATTCGACGTGCCCACCGTCGGACCCGCAACCATCGACGCCTGCGCGGTGGCGAGGTGCGCTGCCTTGGCCGTCGAAGCCGGGACCACGCTCGTACTCGATCGATCCGAGCTGGTTGCCCGTGCGGACCAGGCCGGCATCGCGGTGGAAGGAATCTGA
- a CDS encoding polyprenol monophosphomannose synthase, translating to MNENRACVVLPTYNERENVPQIVPVILAASPALDVLVVDDNSPDGTGALADELAARDPRVRVLHRQRKEGLGRAYLAGFAEALRAGYGRILEMDADFSHDPARLPVLLGTDADLVLGSRYVPGGSTVNWGAGRRLLSRGGSFYARTILGLPIRDLTGGFKCFRRKVLEAMDLASVRSSGYAFQIELTYRTIRRGFKVVEVPITFVDRRVGKSKMSRGIVAEALWMVWKIRFDAKANQRSAA from the coding sequence GTGAACGAGAACCGCGCCTGCGTGGTCCTGCCGACCTACAACGAGCGCGAGAACGTGCCGCAGATCGTTCCCGTCATCCTCGCCGCTTCGCCGGCGCTCGACGTCCTCGTGGTCGACGACAACTCGCCGGACGGCACGGGAGCGCTCGCCGACGAGCTGGCGGCCCGCGATCCCCGCGTGCGCGTGCTGCACCGCCAGCGCAAGGAAGGTCTTGGCCGGGCCTATCTCGCCGGATTCGCCGAGGCGCTCCGGGCCGGCTACGGCCGCATCCTGGAGATGGATGCCGACTTCTCGCACGACCCCGCGCGGCTGCCCGTCCTGCTGGGCACCGACGCCGACCTGGTGCTCGGCAGTCGTTACGTCCCTGGAGGCAGCACGGTGAACTGGGGAGCGGGACGGCGGCTCTTGAGCCGCGGCGGCAGCTTCTATGCGCGCACGATCCTGGGGCTGCCGATCCGCGACCTGACGGGAGGCTTCAAGTGCTTCCGGCGCAAGGTGCTGGAAGCGATGGATCTCGCGTCGGTGCGCTCCAGCGGATACGCCTTCCAGATCGAGCTCACCTACCGGACCATTCGCCGCGGCTTCAAGGTCGTCGAGGTGCCCATCACGTTCGTCGACCGGAGGGTAGGCAAGAGCAAGATGAGCCGCGGCATCGTCGCCGAAGCGCTCTGGATGGTGTGGAAGATCCGTTTCGACGCAAAGGCGAACCAGCGTTCCGCGGCCTAA
- the lpxA gene encoding acyl-ACP--UDP-N-acetylglucosamine O-acyltransferase translates to MAIHPTAIVDRHAELDSSVEVGPYAVIGPKVKIGARTRVGPHAVIEGDTTIGEENVIFQFASVGAIPQDLKYAGEPTRLVIGKANRIREFSTVHIGTAGGGGVTRIANGCLLMAQSHVAHDVQLGDGCILANSVALAGHVVVEDHVIFGGLAAVHQFTRIGRLAFVSGGAMVTQDVPPYVTVQGDRAEVVGLNTVGLTRAHFDEHAQARVKGAYKIVYRSKMGLREAVAHVKAEYGGHPEIDHFVAFLDGTERGIAR, encoded by the coding sequence TTGGCCATCCATCCGACGGCGATCGTGGACAGGCACGCCGAGCTCGACTCCAGCGTCGAGGTCGGCCCCTACGCGGTGATCGGACCCAAGGTGAAGATCGGCGCGCGCACGCGGGTGGGCCCGCACGCGGTGATCGAGGGTGACACGACCATCGGCGAGGAGAACGTCATCTTCCAGTTCGCCTCCGTCGGCGCCATTCCGCAGGACCTCAAGTACGCAGGAGAGCCGACCCGTCTGGTGATCGGCAAGGCCAACCGGATCCGCGAGTTCTCGACGGTGCACATCGGCACCGCCGGGGGCGGAGGAGTGACGCGGATCGCGAACGGATGCCTCTTGATGGCTCAGAGCCACGTAGCGCACGACGTCCAGCTCGGCGACGGCTGCATCCTCGCCAACTCCGTCGCCCTCGCCGGCCACGTGGTGGTGGAAGACCACGTGATCTTCGGCGGCCTGGCGGCCGTGCACCAGTTCACCCGCATCGGGCGCCTGGCGTTCGTCAGCGGCGGCGCGATGGTCACGCAGGACGTGCCGCCCTACGTCACCGTACAGGGTGACCGCGCGGAGGTCGTCGGCCTCAACACGGTAGGTCTCACCCGCGCGCATTTCGACGAACATGCCCAGGCGCGGGTGAAGGGCGCGTACAAGATCGTCTACCGCAGCAAGATGGGTTTGCGCGAGGCCGTCGCGCACGTGAAGGCCGAGTACGGCGGCCATCCGGAGATCGACCACTTCGTCGCGTTCCTCGACGGAACCGAGCGGGGCATCGCGCGGTGA
- a CDS encoding lipid-A-disaccharide synthase codes for MSAPELLVVALEASADLHGAAVLRELRALQPELRVFGAGGPRMRQEGLEALVHAEDISVMGIAEVIPALPRILDAMDMLYDAARERRPRAALLIDSPDFNLRLARRLRMHRIPVAYFIGPSVWAWRTRRVRQIARDVARMLVILPFEARFYEAHHVPAVYVGNPLADGLRPPVPERALNGVLALLPGSRAQEIRRIWPSMLEAARRLKARRRGLQLIVPVAPTIDRSLFGTPRDVELVDGGAPQVLARADAAIITSGTATLESALQLTPMVVVYRTSWLTWWIGRMLVRVKFISLVNLICGRAAVPELLQAECTPDRMTAALEPLLSRTPERAAQLEALNEVRAELAPQGSTRAARRAAEEVLGLLESSPP; via the coding sequence TTGAGCGCGCCGGAGCTGCTCGTCGTCGCCCTGGAAGCGTCCGCCGATCTGCACGGCGCGGCGGTGCTGCGCGAGCTGCGCGCGCTCCAGCCTGAGCTGCGTGTTTTTGGGGCCGGCGGACCGCGGATGCGCCAGGAAGGGTTGGAGGCGCTGGTCCACGCCGAAGACATCTCGGTGATGGGCATCGCGGAGGTGATCCCCGCGCTGCCCCGGATCCTGGACGCGATGGACATGCTCTACGACGCCGCTCGCGAGCGGCGTCCTCGCGCCGCGCTGCTGATCGACAGCCCGGACTTCAATCTGCGCCTGGCGCGACGCTTGCGGATGCACCGCATTCCCGTCGCATACTTCATCGGCCCGAGCGTCTGGGCATGGCGAACCCGACGGGTCCGGCAGATCGCGCGCGACGTCGCGCGCATGCTGGTCATCCTGCCGTTCGAGGCGCGTTTCTACGAGGCGCATCACGTACCCGCCGTCTACGTCGGGAACCCGCTGGCCGACGGGCTGCGGCCGCCCGTTCCGGAGCGCGCCCTCAACGGCGTGCTTGCGCTTCTCCCCGGCTCCCGCGCGCAGGAGATCCGGCGTATCTGGCCGTCGATGCTGGAGGCGGCGCGGCGCCTCAAGGCACGTCGTCGGGGTCTGCAGCTGATCGTCCCGGTCGCGCCTACCATCGATCGTTCGCTATTCGGGACTCCCCGGGATGTCGAGCTCGTCGACGGCGGCGCGCCCCAGGTCCTGGCGCGCGCCGACGCCGCCATCATCACCAGCGGGACCGCCACGCTCGAGTCAGCCCTGCAACTCACCCCGATGGTCGTCGTGTACAGGACGAGCTGGCTGACGTGGTGGATCGGGCGCATGCTCGTGCGCGTGAAGTTCATCTCCCTGGTCAATCTCATCTGTGGACGTGCCGCGGTCCCGGAGCTCCTGCAGGCCGAATGCACGCCCGACCGCATGACCGCCGCGCTGGAGCCGTTGCTCTCCAGGACGCCGGAGCGGGCGGCGCAGCTCGAGGCGCTGAACGAAGTGCGAGCCGAGCTGGCGCCGCAGGGATCGACGCGAGCGGCGCGCCGCGCGGCGGAAGAGGTCCTCGGCTTGTTGGAGAGCTCGCCGCCGTGA
- the fabZ gene encoding 3-hydroxyacyl-ACP dehydratase FabZ, which produces MDFEKILSALPHRYPFLLVDRVVEVVKGQRIHAYKNLTFNELFFQGHFPGKPVMPGVLQLEALAQAGALLAYEGAPFDPSQKVIYLMSFDAVKFRRPVVPGDRLDLYVRIERQKGAIWRLAGEAKVDGQPASEAQMMAMIADRKD; this is translated from the coding sequence ATGGACTTCGAGAAAATCCTGTCCGCGCTGCCGCACCGCTACCCTTTTCTGCTCGTCGACCGCGTCGTCGAAGTGGTGAAGGGCCAGCGGATCCACGCCTACAAGAACCTCACCTTCAACGAGCTCTTCTTCCAGGGGCACTTTCCCGGCAAACCGGTGATGCCCGGCGTGCTCCAGCTCGAGGCCCTGGCGCAGGCGGGAGCGCTGCTCGCGTACGAGGGCGCGCCCTTCGATCCTTCGCAGAAGGTGATCTACCTGATGTCCTTCGACGCGGTGAAGTTCAGGCGGCCGGTGGTTCCCGGGGACCGCCTCGATCTCTACGTGCGCATCGAGCGGCAGAAGGGAGCGATCTGGCGCCTCGCCGGAGAGGCGAAAGTGGACGGCCAGCCCGCGAGCGAGGCACAGATGATGGCGATGATCGCGGACAGAAAGGACTGA